One part of the bacterium genome encodes these proteins:
- a CDS encoding glucose-1-phosphate thymidylyltransferase — MKGLVLAGGCGTRLRPITYSGAKQLVPVANKPILFYVIESLARASVRDIGVIISPETGLEIQQALGDGTKWGVKFTFIRQEQPAGLAHAVLVAKPFLGDSDFCMYLGDNLIGTSIVAPVQEFVWQKGVDAAVMLKEVSNPASYGVAVLNKDGGIVQLIEKPKERISNLALVGIYLFRARIFEAIDRIKPSKRGELEITDAIEELIEMGGKVGYSMVTSWWLDTGKKDDLLLANDTVLDSLLESGSAGAHIDEKSKLWGRVRVGNGAIIQNSTIRGPVIIGLGASICNSRIDPFTSIGDRACVVESTVSHSVIMEDSRIVGVPRLEDALVGRRVVIKDTLAHSGLSLTVGDDTVITCGRR; from the coding sequence GTGAAGGGACTCGTCCTCGCGGGGGGTTGTGGAACCCGACTTCGTCCGATCACGTACAGCGGAGCGAAGCAGCTCGTGCCCGTGGCGAACAAGCCGATCCTGTTCTACGTCATCGAGAGCCTCGCGCGCGCGAGCGTCAGGGACATCGGGGTGATCATCTCGCCCGAGACCGGGCTTGAGATTCAGCAAGCGCTCGGGGACGGAACTAAGTGGGGCGTGAAGTTCACATTCATCCGCCAGGAGCAGCCTGCTGGGCTTGCCCACGCGGTTCTGGTGGCGAAGCCGTTTCTGGGCGACAGCGACTTCTGCATGTACCTTGGAGACAACCTGATCGGCACGTCGATCGTTGCTCCGGTCCAGGAGTTTGTATGGCAGAAGGGCGTGGACGCGGCGGTCATGCTCAAGGAGGTCTCGAACCCGGCATCGTATGGCGTTGCTGTCCTCAACAAGGATGGCGGGATCGTCCAGCTGATCGAGAAGCCGAAGGAGCGCATCTCGAATCTCGCTCTCGTGGGGATCTACTTGTTCCGCGCGCGCATCTTCGAGGCGATCGATCGAATCAAGCCGTCGAAGCGAGGCGAGCTGGAGATCACCGATGCGATCGAGGAGCTGATCGAGATGGGCGGCAAGGTCGGCTACTCGATGGTCACATCGTGGTGGCTCGACACCGGCAAGAAGGACGACCTCCTGCTCGCGAACGACACGGTTCTGGACAGCCTCCTGGAGTCTGGTAGCGCAGGGGCGCACATAGATGAGAAGAGCAAGCTGTGGGGCCGCGTACGCGTTGGCAACGGGGCCATTATCCAGAACTCCACGATCCGAGGCCCGGTCATCATCGGTTTGGGCGCGAGCATCTGCAACTCAAGGATTGACCCATTCACGTCGATTGGCGACAGAGCGTGCGTCGTCGAGTCTACCGTGTCGCACTCGGTCATCATGGAGGACAGCCGGATTGTCGGCGTGCCCCGCCTGGAGGATGCTCTGGTCGGAAGGCGCGTAGTCATCAAGGACACGCTGGCGCACAGCGGGCTGTCTCTCACCGTTGGGGACGACACGGTCATCACGTGCGGCAGGAGGTAG